The DNA region GGGCCCTGCGGCGTATGGACACACTGAACAGGCGGTTCCGGCGCACGCCGTCCACGGCAGAGCATCTTGCCACAGGCCTGCGTGGCGAACGGGAAGCACTCTTTCATCTGCGAACTCTCGGCTACACCGTCGTAGCGCGACGATGGAAGAGCGCAAAGCTACGCGGTGACGTCGACCTGATCGGCTGGGATGAGGACTGGCTCTGCTTCATTGAAGTTAAGACGAGGACAGGAAGAGATCCGCTGGCGCCTGCCGAGTTTGCCGTAGACGCCGACAAGCAGGAGATGTTGCGAAAGATGGCACGCGCTTATCTGCGCAGTTTTCCCGAGAAGTTACGGCGTGAGGTTCCAGTGCGTTTCGATATCGTTTCGGTGTATTTGCAACAGGCTACGGTCGAGTTCGACGTATACAAAGGAGCATTCGGATGGGAGTGACTTACACGCAGGGAACTAAGTTAGAACTGCTCGATCCAATTGAGCTGGGTAAGCAGGTGACAGCGGTAGTGCGGCAGGCTCTGCCATGGCTGCAAACACTTACAGAAGCTTCGGCCAGTCGTCCCGAAAAGACAGGTAAGTGGTGTGCGAAAGAGGTTATTGGTCACCTGACCGATTCGGCGATCAACAATCACGCAAGGGTGATGAGGTTGCAGATTGAGACCGAACCAAACCTGCGCGGCTATGAGCAAATGGCCTGGGTCGATCTGCAGCGCTATGCGGACCGGGAATGGAGCAAAGTGCTTGAGAGTTGGGCCATGTTAAACGAGCATTTTGCCTGGGCGGTCAGCCACGTTGACAAGGCGCACCTGACAAATATGGGAACGATAGAGGGAGACGAACTGACCCTCGGGTTTTTGATCGAAGACTATATCGCGCACATGGAGCACCATCTGCGTGCATTGAAAACCTGGACGATATAGCGAGTCCATGCAACATCCATTTTTGCGGCGGCGGTGTCTAATATAGGTGGATACCGAGGTGAAGAGACGATGACGCTGCTGAATGCTCCGCAATATAACGCCCACCGCGAGGCGCGAAACCGTAATTTATTGGTAGGTGGCGGAGTTTTGATCGTGGTATTGGTAGTGCTCTACTTGGGTGGCTATATGCTGGGGCACGGATGGTTCTTCTCGAACCTTCCGGTCGAGCACAAGATCAATACGTTTATGACCGATCTCCAAAATAAGGATTACAAGACGGCATATGGCATCTGGATGAATGACCCCAAATGGGAGCAGCATCCGCAGAATTACGATTACAAGTTGCAGCGGTTCATCGAGGATTGGACGACCGCCAGCGACTGGGGTCCCATCACATCGCATCACGTAGACATCTCCAAGCGTGACGGCTCTGGCATCATCATCGCGGTGACCGTGAACAACAGCCCCAAGAAGTTGTTTCTTTGGTACGAGCGATCGAACGGAACGTTGACCTACTCGCCGCGCGAACTACAGTATTAGCGCGGCTCCGGCGTCACTGCGTGCAATGCGAAACGAAGACCATGTAAAGTTCTCCTACGCTCTTTTTAAAGAAAAGTCGGGGAGATCAGTCCATTGCGTATACGATTTCAGCGGTCAGTACTATCCTGCATGGTTGCCGGAGTTTTAGCTTTGTTCAGCACGCCTCCTGCCTCGGCAAGTTCTGCTCTCCCCGCGCCTGTCGTGGTCTCTTCCGGCTGGCAGTTGCAGGATGCCGCTAAAGTCTCGCAATCCGGAGACGCCGTCTCACTCCCTACCTTCACTCCGCAGAACTGGTATGCCGCAACCGTCCCCGGTACAGTGCTCACCAGCCTCGTCAATAATGGCGTCTACCCCGAGCCGCTCTACGGCGAAAACAACCGTCCCGACAAAATTCCCGAGAGCCTCTGCCGCACACCCTATTGGTATCGCGCCGTCATCACTGTGCCGAAGTCTTACGATCACCATCAAACGTGGCTCAACTTCGACGGCATCAACTACGCCTCTCAAATCTGGCTGAACGGCAAACAGATCGGCACCACCAAGGGTGCCTTCATCCGTGGAACCTTCGACATCACATCGCTCGTCAAGCCGGGCAAGCAAGCTGTACTGGCAGTGCTCGTCTCGCCGCAGCCACATCCCGGCGTTCCACACGAGCACACCATCCGCAACGGCATGGGGCTGAACGGCGGCATCACTGCCATCGATGGACCGACATTTCTCTCCACCATCGGCTGGGATTGGATTCCTGCTATTCGCGACCGCGACACCGGTATCTGGCGTAAGGTCTACCTCTCTGCAAGTGGGCCTGTCGTTATCAAAAATCCCCGAGTAGAAACCGACTTGCCTCTGCCCAAGTTAGATTCGGCGGATGTCTCTATCCAGACCACCGTCGAGAACACGAGCGATCAACCCCAAAAAGGCAGCCTCAAAGGCAGTTTCGGCGGCATCAACTTTCAGACAGAGGTAGAGCTTGCACCGCACGCCTCAACGCTCGTTGCGCTCGACCCAAAAAACATGCCGGTGCTGCGCGTCAGCAATCCGAAGCTCTGGTGGCCAAACGGCTACGGCCCGCAAAATCTCTATAACCTTCACCTCAGCTTCCAGATCAAGAAGCAGATCTCCGACACGAGCGATGTCAGCTTCGGCATCCGCAAGATCACCTACTCTGTTCCCGACTCTGAAAACCTCACCGTCTCCGTCAACGGTGTTCGTATCTTCATCCGCGGAGG from Edaphobacter dinghuensis includes:
- a CDS encoding YraN family protein encodes the protein MRTAIGLDLQVWALRRMDTLNRRFRRTPSTAEHLATGLRGEREALFHLRTLGYTVVARRWKSAKLRGDVDLIGWDEDWLCFIEVKTRTGRDPLAPAEFAVDADKQEMLRKMARAYLRSFPEKLRREVPVRFDIVSVYLQQATVEFDVYKGAFGWE
- a CDS encoding DinB family protein — its product is MGVTYTQGTKLELLDPIELGKQVTAVVRQALPWLQTLTEASASRPEKTGKWCAKEVIGHLTDSAINNHARVMRLQIETEPNLRGYEQMAWVDLQRYADREWSKVLESWAMLNEHFAWAVSHVDKAHLTNMGTIEGDELTLGFLIEDYIAHMEHHLRALKTWTI